From a region of the Tenggerimyces flavus genome:
- a CDS encoding DMT family transporter — MSSGTSPQSTRTTTLAVVGLVSVTAVWGSTFFLIRDLLTRVPVVDFLAVRFAIAAIVLGVIAHRSVLKLSRATRNRGVILGLVYGVAQILQTAGLEHTSASVSGFVTGMYVVITPLLAGILLRNKIGPAVWIAVVLATAGLGVLALRGFAFGYGEFLTLLAAALYALHIVGVGAWTSAKDALGLSVVQMAVIAVVCLVAAVPDGITIPDRSADWLSVIYMALIAGAFALVMQTWAQAHLPPTRAAIVMCMEPVWAAFFAVMLGGENLTVRMLVGGAFVLGAMYLAELAPRRRLPDETPHLPL; from the coding sequence ATGAGCAGCGGCACGTCCCCGCAGAGCACGCGCACGACCACGCTCGCCGTTGTCGGGCTGGTCTCCGTCACGGCCGTCTGGGGCTCGACGTTCTTCCTCATCCGCGACCTGCTCACCCGCGTACCCGTCGTCGACTTCCTCGCCGTCAGGTTCGCGATCGCCGCGATCGTGCTCGGGGTCATCGCCCACCGCTCGGTCCTCAAGCTCTCCCGCGCGACGCGCAACCGCGGCGTGATCCTCGGCCTGGTGTACGGGGTCGCGCAGATCCTCCAGACCGCCGGCCTGGAGCACACCTCGGCCTCGGTGTCCGGCTTCGTCACCGGCATGTACGTCGTCATCACCCCGCTGCTCGCCGGCATCCTGCTCCGCAACAAGATCGGGCCCGCCGTCTGGATCGCGGTCGTCCTCGCCACGGCCGGGCTGGGTGTTCTCGCCCTACGTGGTTTCGCCTTTGGGTACGGCGAATTCCTCACATTGCTCGCCGCCGCGCTCTACGCTCTCCATATCGTCGGCGTCGGCGCGTGGACCTCCGCGAAGGACGCGCTCGGACTGTCCGTCGTGCAGATGGCAGTCATCGCCGTCGTCTGCCTGGTCGCGGCCGTACCCGACGGCATCACGATCCCGGACCGGAGCGCGGACTGGCTGTCGGTCATCTACATGGCGCTGATCGCCGGCGCGTTCGCACTCGTCATGCAGACCTGGGCGCAGGCCCATCTGCCGCCGACCCGGGCCGCGATCGTGATGTGCATGGAGCCGGTCTGGGCGGCCTTCTTCGCCGTGATGCTGGGCGGTGAGAACCTCACCGTCCGCATGCTGGTCGGCGGCGCGTTCGTCCTCGGCGCCATGTACCTCGCCGAGCTCGCTCCCCGCCGCCGGTTACCCGACGAGACACCTCATCTCCCGCTGTAG
- a CDS encoding molybdopterin-dependent oxidoreductase: protein MRGQRGEDSAATSFAASANARRGVPPGQRPSENWPVTHYGPVPRRKLEDWDIRVSGATASGSEHVLKLDVLDELPHRTVYADLHCVSGFSVLDLTWEGIPSSALLEVAPPRTDVSHVMVYAEYGYSANLTLADFAAATTLLATHVGGKPLPRERGGPIRLVVPHLYAWKGPKWLRAIEYLTEDRRGFWEERGYHNVADPWAEGRYTHQENHGDGPPIF from the coding sequence GTGCGGGGCCAGCGCGGAGAGGACTCGGCCGCGACCTCGTTCGCGGCCAGTGCGAACGCTCGAAGGGGCGTTCCGCCCGGTCAGCGACCCTCCGAGAACTGGCCCGTCACGCACTACGGACCGGTCCCGCGGCGCAAGCTCGAGGACTGGGACATCCGGGTCTCCGGCGCCACCGCTTCGGGCAGTGAGCACGTGCTGAAGCTGGACGTGCTGGACGAGCTGCCGCATCGTACGGTCTACGCCGACCTGCACTGCGTGAGCGGGTTCTCGGTGCTCGACCTCACCTGGGAGGGCATCCCGAGCAGCGCGCTGCTCGAGGTCGCGCCGCCGCGCACCGACGTGTCCCACGTGATGGTGTACGCCGAGTACGGCTACTCCGCCAACCTCACCCTCGCCGACTTCGCCGCGGCGACCACGCTGCTCGCCACGCACGTCGGCGGCAAGCCGCTGCCGAGGGAACGAGGCGGCCCCATCCGGCTGGTCGTTCCCCACCTGTACGCCTGGAAGGGCCCGAAGTGGCTCCGGGCGATCGAGTACCTCACCGAGGACCGGCGCGGGTTCTGGGAGGAACGCGGCTACCACAACGTCGCCGACCCGTGGGCGGAAGGCCGCTACACCCACCAGGAGAACCACGGCGACGGCCCGCCGATCTTCTGA
- a CDS encoding carbohydrate ABC transporter permease: protein MSAGEARARLIWDRIAVRIFLIVMSLVFLLPLYWMLITSVKSNEELGITPSTIWPQQWHWENYTAAFDAFPFATFFGNSLIITVLSVLGSVLSCLIAAYGFACIEWRGREKVFYLVLATLFIPFPIAIIPSFDLFAWLGWINTFLPLIVPNFLGSAFFIFLLRQFLLQIPKDHLDAARVDGASEWQILWRIVLPMSLPAVAAVAIFTAIGSWNDFIGPLLYLQDESRQTLAIGIQAFRTSHDIQFNQLMAASLMILLPLVILFFAAQRYFIRGITLGSFK, encoded by the coding sequence ATGTCCGCGGGTGAAGCGCGGGCCAGGCTGATCTGGGACCGCATCGCGGTCCGCATCTTCCTCATCGTGATGTCGCTCGTCTTCCTGCTTCCGCTCTACTGGATGCTCATCACCTCGGTGAAGTCCAACGAAGAGCTCGGCATCACCCCCTCGACGATCTGGCCACAGCAGTGGCACTGGGAGAACTACACAGCCGCGTTCGACGCGTTCCCGTTCGCGACGTTCTTCGGCAACTCGCTCATCATCACCGTCCTCAGCGTGCTTGGCTCGGTGCTGTCCTGCCTCATCGCGGCGTACGGGTTCGCCTGCATCGAGTGGCGCGGCCGCGAGAAGGTCTTCTACCTCGTGCTCGCGACGCTGTTCATCCCGTTCCCGATCGCGATCATCCCGTCGTTCGACCTGTTCGCTTGGCTGGGCTGGATCAACACGTTCCTGCCACTGATCGTGCCGAACTTCCTCGGCAGTGCGTTCTTCATCTTCCTGCTGCGACAGTTCCTGCTGCAGATACCGAAGGACCACCTCGACGCTGCCCGCGTCGACGGCGCGAGCGAGTGGCAGATCCTCTGGCGGATCGTGCTCCCGATGTCGCTGCCGGCCGTCGCGGCGGTCGCGATCTTCACAGCGATCGGCTCGTGGAACGACTTCATTGGCCCGCTGCTGTACCTGCAGGACGAGTCCAGGCAGACGCTCGCGATCGGCATCCAGGCGTTCCGGACCAGCCATGACATTCAGTTCAACCAGCTCATGGCGGCGTCGCTGATGATCCTGCTGCCATTGGTGATTCTGTTCTTCGCGGCGCAGCGGTACTTCATCCGCGGCATCACGCTCGGCAGCTTCAAGTAA
- the pknB gene encoding Stk1 family PASTA domain-containing Ser/Thr kinase: MRRENSVDVTVTDPLVGRLLEGRYRVGKRVARGGMATVYEALDTRLDRVVAIKIMHSGLGDDAEFAHRFVREARSAARLSHPNVVAVFDQGEDNGTLFLAMEYVPGRTLRQLMRERGPLPPATALELMEKVLQALAAAHDAGIIHRDVKPENVLLGNDGSVKVADFGLARAISAATSGTATQGLLIGTVSYLAPEQVVHGTADTRTDVYAAGIMLSELLTGAKPHEGDSPIQVAYKHVHEDVPAPSGRVPGLPPYVDGLVLRSTARDHDVRPADARVFLQHVRRARSALVQGVDDPELTEDLTLFRRQIVDDPPGTEHTRAIPIGAPMQVDEYTPTSPPFPPGPPPGPRQDSRRQPQPPKRGKGPLALLIVLILTVAVGVGAWYVGIARFTRVPPVTNATQQQFAQLEQGSEVDLKTVGTAFSEVIPKGRAVRSEPAAGSRVRKGSVVQVWVSSGPERYPVPNLSGKTEVQAKQLLDQAHLAVGRIGREYSDKVDTGLIIRFSPKPGTQLRPNAAVAYVVSRGRKPVQIPSVVGDRSTAAEKTLKKAGFQVVASEEFSDTVERGRVISQDPPNGNGYKGDKIRLVVSKGPALVKVPNVRGMGEEAAKQRLQRDGFKTDVRESPLYVGVHYVVEQSPNGGQLAPAGSTIVITIV; encoded by the coding sequence GTGAGGAGGGAAAACTCTGTGGACGTGACCGTCACCGACCCGCTCGTCGGGCGCCTGCTCGAGGGCAGGTACCGCGTCGGCAAGCGCGTCGCGCGCGGCGGTATGGCGACCGTCTACGAGGCCCTCGACACCCGCCTGGACCGGGTCGTCGCGATCAAGATCATGCACTCCGGGCTCGGCGACGACGCGGAGTTCGCGCACAGGTTCGTCCGCGAGGCGCGGTCGGCCGCCCGGCTCAGCCACCCGAACGTCGTCGCGGTCTTCGACCAGGGCGAGGACAACGGGACGCTGTTCCTCGCGATGGAGTACGTCCCCGGCCGTACGCTCCGGCAGCTGATGCGCGAGCGCGGCCCACTCCCCCCGGCCACGGCGCTGGAGCTGATGGAGAAGGTGCTGCAGGCGCTGGCCGCCGCGCACGACGCGGGCATCATCCACCGCGACGTCAAGCCAGAGAACGTTCTGCTCGGCAACGACGGCTCGGTGAAGGTCGCCGACTTCGGGCTCGCCCGGGCGATCTCGGCCGCAACGTCCGGAACGGCGACGCAGGGCCTGCTGATCGGCACGGTCTCCTACCTCGCGCCCGAGCAGGTCGTGCACGGCACTGCCGACACCCGCACGGACGTGTACGCCGCCGGCATCATGCTGTCGGAGCTGCTCACCGGCGCGAAGCCGCACGAGGGCGACTCCCCGATCCAGGTCGCGTACAAGCATGTCCACGAGGACGTTCCCGCGCCGTCCGGGCGCGTGCCCGGGCTGCCGCCGTACGTCGACGGACTCGTGCTCCGTTCGACCGCCCGCGACCACGACGTCCGCCCCGCCGACGCGCGGGTGTTCCTGCAGCACGTACGCCGCGCGAGGTCCGCGCTCGTGCAGGGCGTCGACGACCCGGAGCTGACCGAGGACCTCACGCTGTTCCGGCGCCAGATTGTCGACGACCCGCCGGGAACCGAGCACACGCGCGCGATCCCGATCGGCGCGCCGATGCAGGTCGACGAGTACACACCGACCTCGCCGCCGTTCCCGCCCGGCCCGCCGCCGGGCCCGCGCCAGGACTCGCGCCGGCAGCCGCAGCCGCCCAAGCGCGGTAAGGGACCGCTCGCGCTGCTGATCGTGCTGATCCTCACCGTGGCGGTCGGCGTCGGCGCCTGGTACGTCGGCATCGCCCGCTTCACCCGGGTGCCTCCGGTCACGAACGCCACGCAGCAGCAGTTCGCCCAGCTCGAGCAGGGCAGCGAGGTCGACCTGAAGACGGTCGGAACGGCGTTCTCCGAGGTGATCCCGAAGGGCCGCGCCGTCCGTTCGGAGCCCGCCGCCGGCAGCCGTGTCCGCAAGGGCTCGGTCGTGCAGGTGTGGGTGTCCAGCGGGCCGGAGCGCTACCCCGTGCCCAACCTGTCGGGCAAGACCGAGGTCCAGGCCAAGCAGCTGCTCGACCAGGCGCATCTCGCGGTCGGCCGGATCGGCCGCGAGTACAGCGACAAGGTCGACACCGGCCTGATCATCCGCTTCTCCCCCAAGCCGGGCACGCAGCTGCGCCCGAACGCCGCCGTCGCGTACGTCGTCAGCCGCGGCCGGAAGCCCGTCCAGATCCCGTCGGTGGTCGGTGACCGTTCCACCGCGGCCGAGAAGACGCTGAAGAAGGCCGGCTTCCAGGTCGTCGCGAGCGAGGAGTTCTCCGACACCGTCGAACGCGGCCGGGTGATCAGCCAGGATCCGCCGAACGGCAACGGCTACAAGGGCGACAAGATCCGCCTCGTCGTGTCCAAGGGCCCGGCGCTGGTGAAGGTGCCGAACGTCCGCGGCATGGGCGAGGAGGCGGCGAAGCAGCGGCTGCAGCGGGACGGCTTCAAGACCGACGTCCGCGAGAGCCCCCTGTACGTCGGCGTGCACTACGTCGTCGAGCAGTCCCCGAACGGCGGCCAGCTGGCACCCGCCGGCTCGACCATCGTCATCACGATCGTCTAA
- a CDS encoding winged helix-turn-helix transcriptional regulator — MEPRSGCPINAAVEVLGDRWALLVLRDLIFGDRRYFRALLTGSIEGIASNILADRLVRLLDAGILTRGTAVRGQRARYSLTEAGIQTLPIIYALGNWGLDWRPGSAELRIRQQLMHDEGPAFLEELMDELRVRHLGAPPKPSNGPSPLERLDAAHAAAAEQDQREHG; from the coding sequence GTGGAGCCACGGTCGGGGTGCCCGATCAACGCCGCCGTCGAGGTGCTCGGGGACCGCTGGGCGCTGCTCGTCCTGCGCGATCTGATCTTCGGTGACCGCCGCTACTTCCGGGCTCTGCTCACCGGGTCGATCGAGGGCATCGCTTCGAACATCCTCGCCGACCGCCTGGTACGGCTCCTCGACGCGGGGATCCTCACCCGCGGCACGGCGGTACGGGGGCAGCGCGCTCGCTACAGCCTCACCGAAGCGGGCATCCAGACCCTGCCGATCATCTACGCCCTCGGCAACTGGGGCCTCGACTGGCGCCCCGGTAGCGCCGAGCTCCGGATCCGTCAGCAGCTCATGCACGACGAGGGTCCGGCGTTCCTCGAGGAGCTCATGGACGAGCTTCGCGTCCGCCACCTCGGCGCCCCGCCGAAGCCGTCCAACGGCCCCAGCCCCCTCGAACGCCTCGACGCCGCCCACGCGGCGGCCGCCGAGCAAGACCAACGAGAGCACGGGTAG
- a CDS encoding MBL fold metallo-hydrolase gives MLKQVAEGVLTHQSELIANNAVVVQGRAGVLVVDPGLTGAELACLANDLRELGQPVVAGFATHPDWDHVLWHAELGDAPRYGTARCAAFMEDVRSKPDWKARAAEGFPEEIADDVPLDLYGLITGLPAETTQLPWDGPTVRIIELPAHAPGHAALLVEARGVLVAGDMLSDVLVPMFGYDTADPLEDYLAALRLFEDVAGDVDFVVPGHGSVGGAGELRARIELDRAYVQALRDGKEPNDPRIGPSAKPGWEWVSDIHTGQQQHFGPGS, from the coding sequence GTGCTGAAGCAGGTCGCGGAGGGTGTGCTGACCCACCAGAGCGAGTTGATCGCGAACAACGCCGTTGTCGTGCAGGGCCGAGCCGGCGTGTTGGTCGTCGACCCGGGGCTGACCGGCGCCGAGCTGGCCTGCCTGGCGAACGACCTTCGGGAGCTGGGCCAGCCCGTCGTGGCAGGCTTCGCGACGCATCCCGACTGGGATCACGTGCTCTGGCACGCCGAGCTCGGCGACGCTCCTCGCTACGGTACGGCCCGCTGCGCCGCGTTTATGGAGGACGTACGGTCGAAGCCGGACTGGAAGGCCCGCGCCGCCGAGGGGTTTCCGGAGGAGATCGCCGACGACGTACCGCTGGACCTGTACGGCCTCATCACCGGCTTGCCGGCCGAGACCACGCAGCTTCCCTGGGACGGCCCCACGGTCCGGATCATCGAGCTTCCGGCGCACGCTCCGGGCCACGCGGCGCTGTTGGTCGAGGCACGCGGCGTCCTGGTCGCCGGCGACATGCTGTCCGACGTGCTGGTTCCGATGTTCGGCTACGACACCGCCGACCCGCTCGAGGACTACCTCGCCGCGCTGCGGCTGTTCGAGGACGTGGCGGGCGACGTCGACTTCGTGGTCCCGGGCCACGGATCCGTCGGCGGAGCTGGCGAGCTGCGGGCACGGATCGAGCTGGATCGCGCGTACGTTCAGGCCTTGCGCGACGGCAAGGAACCCAACGACCCGCGGATCGGCCCATCGGCCAAGCCCGGTTGGGAATGGGTGAGCGACATCCACACCGGACAACAACAACACTTCGGCCCAGGCAGCTAG
- a CDS encoding carbohydrate ABC transporter permease, with protein sequence MIGFLAFVVFPIVYSLAISMFQYTGLQSAQFLGLDNYGRMLADPLTWTSLGNTLYYSAWAVPVGLVVALLLALAMNRQVREVVVYRTALYIPSLAPIFALSFIFIVLVNPGTGIANQLITLFGGQERDLLAEPTTAKLVIVAMAQLGAGNAALIFLAGLNNIPQTLYEAARIDGASPIQQFGRITLPLLTPAIVFNLITGVSGGLQVFTQAYIMTRGGPNNGTLFYMLYLYRNAFSYADLGYASALAIGLFIVGLALAVILYGVSRRFTNYEVAA encoded by the coding sequence GTGATCGGCTTCCTGGCTTTCGTGGTCTTCCCGATCGTGTACTCGCTCGCGATCAGCATGTTCCAGTACACGGGCTTGCAGTCGGCGCAGTTCCTCGGCCTCGACAACTACGGCCGCATGCTCGCCGACCCGTTGACCTGGACGTCGCTCGGCAACACGCTCTACTACTCGGCCTGGGCAGTGCCGGTCGGCCTCGTCGTCGCCCTGCTGCTCGCGCTGGCGATGAACCGGCAGGTACGCGAGGTCGTGGTCTACCGGACCGCGCTCTACATCCCCTCGCTGGCGCCGATCTTCGCGCTGTCGTTCATCTTCATCGTGCTGGTCAACCCCGGTACGGGTATCGCGAACCAGCTCATCACGCTGTTCGGTGGTCAGGAACGTGACCTGCTGGCCGAGCCGACGACCGCGAAGCTCGTGATCGTCGCGATGGCCCAGCTGGGCGCCGGCAACGCCGCGCTGATCTTCCTCGCGGGTCTGAACAACATCCCGCAGACGCTGTACGAGGCCGCCCGCATCGACGGCGCGAGCCCGATCCAACAGTTCGGCCGGATCACACTCCCGCTGCTGACCCCGGCGATCGTGTTCAACCTCATCACCGGCGTCAGCGGCGGACTCCAGGTCTTCACGCAGGCCTACATCATGACCAGGGGCGGACCGAACAACGGAACGTTGTTCTACATGCTCTACCTGTACCGAAACGCCTTCAGCTACGCGGACCTCGGCTATGCGTCCGCTCTGGCGATCGGTCTCTTCATCGTCGGTCTCGCGCTCGCGGTGATCCTCTACGGGGTGTCGCGCCGCTTCACGAACTATGAAGTCGCGGCTTGA
- a CDS encoding NAD(P)/FAD-dependent oxidoreductase — MQRVVVVGSGLAGTHAAMALRRQGYEGELVLVGAEEHQPYDRPPLSKAVLLGNQDDTSLTFSLDELRIELRPNVHATGLRSGVVETSVGDLAYDGLVLATGSEPVRLPGTGGRYLRTKTDALSLRASLREGAQVVVVGAGWIGAEVATAAAKHGCQVTVLELAATPVAHALPAEIASHFVPWYAAAGVELRTNCAVAEVGPDGVSLVDGSSLEADVVVVGVGVRPAAGWLEGSPIPVDRGVLVGADLATGVEGVYAVGDLVARWSPRYGERIRGEHWDDALRSPAVAAANLLGGAEEYDPVPYVWSEQFGRMIQFAGNLGPESKGKLVWRGDPATGEGWSAFWLDSRSCVAAVLAVDQPRDFVQGRRLAEGSVPLDVDKLADPAVMVKATVAEFQRD, encoded by the coding sequence ATGCAACGGGTAGTGGTCGTCGGATCCGGTCTGGCCGGCACGCATGCGGCGATGGCGCTGCGCCGGCAGGGGTACGAGGGCGAGCTGGTGCTGGTCGGTGCCGAGGAGCACCAGCCGTACGACCGGCCGCCGCTGTCGAAGGCCGTGCTGCTCGGCAACCAGGACGACACGTCGCTGACGTTCTCGCTGGACGAGCTCCGCATCGAGCTGCGGCCGAACGTGCACGCCACCGGCCTGCGCTCAGGCGTGGTCGAGACCTCGGTCGGCGACCTCGCCTACGACGGGCTGGTGCTCGCGACCGGAAGCGAGCCGGTGCGGCTGCCTGGGACGGGCGGGCGCTACCTGCGGACGAAGACCGACGCGCTCTCACTCCGCGCGAGCCTGCGCGAGGGGGCGCAGGTCGTGGTCGTCGGCGCGGGCTGGATCGGTGCCGAGGTCGCGACCGCAGCGGCCAAGCACGGCTGCCAGGTGACCGTGCTGGAGCTGGCCGCGACGCCCGTCGCGCACGCGTTGCCGGCGGAGATCGCTTCGCACTTCGTGCCCTGGTACGCCGCCGCGGGCGTCGAGCTGCGGACGAACTGTGCTGTCGCCGAGGTCGGGCCAGACGGGGTGTCACTGGTCGACGGCTCCTCGCTGGAAGCCGACGTCGTGGTGGTCGGCGTCGGCGTACGGCCGGCGGCCGGCTGGCTGGAGGGCTCGCCGATCCCCGTCGACCGGGGCGTGCTCGTCGGCGCGGACCTCGCGACCGGCGTCGAGGGTGTCTACGCGGTCGGCGACCTCGTCGCGCGCTGGTCGCCGCGGTACGGCGAACGGATCCGCGGCGAGCACTGGGACGACGCGCTGCGCTCGCCCGCGGTCGCGGCAGCCAACCTGCTCGGCGGCGCCGAGGAGTACGACCCGGTGCCGTACGTCTGGAGCGAGCAGTTCGGCCGGATGATCCAGTTCGCCGGGAATCTCGGCCCGGAGTCGAAGGGCAAGCTGGTCTGGCGCGGCGACCCGGCCACCGGCGAGGGCTGGTCGGCGTTCTGGCTGGACTCGCGGTCCTGCGTCGCCGCCGTGCTCGCGGTCGATCAGCCGCGCGACTTCGTCCAGGGCCGCCGCCTGGCGGAGGGCTCGGTCCCGCTCGATGTGGACAAGCTCGCGGACCCGGCCGTCATGGTGAAGGCAACCGTGGCAGAGTTTCAGCGTGACTGA
- a CDS encoding ABC transporter substrate-binding protein: MRLRSQLRRRIGMTALAVLLIAVAGACAQARPNTELLVWTVLGGSVELEAQNAVIDAFEKENPGVTVQLVPKAGQFTGDNAALIAAVRGKQSPNVYVIDRFTTAQQASVGLLSNLQTFIDQDGDNLRDEYLPFAADEASYNGDMYALPFDTDARGVLYNKAVLRDAGIDPEIMDPKNGALTIDELMDLGEKINQKDKNGNYTRMGFIPWDGQGFHATWALINHAEWFDNQTCDTTFLSPGWKKTMEDFQSWSKELGYQQVQAFIARVRPPNQPPQQSPLYTGKIGMAIDGNWSLQSIKEYAPKLDYGITYLPVPKEGDKPISWAGGFAATMPKGAPNQELTWKFMKYFAGEQGQRIYMSNQSKIPTWKSLLEDPEVTKDQGIFPSMMADTLARPALPVGAQISDAMDAAQSGVLLGEETPEKALDIVQARVGPKMKQFCPFTLGNPE, from the coding sequence ATGAGACTTCGTAGTCAACTGAGGCGCCGGATCGGGATGACCGCTCTGGCCGTACTTCTCATCGCCGTCGCCGGTGCGTGTGCGCAGGCTCGGCCGAACACCGAGCTGCTGGTGTGGACCGTGCTGGGTGGCTCGGTCGAGCTCGAGGCGCAGAACGCCGTGATCGACGCGTTCGAGAAGGAGAATCCGGGCGTCACGGTGCAACTGGTGCCGAAGGCGGGCCAGTTCACCGGCGACAACGCGGCGCTGATCGCGGCCGTCCGCGGCAAGCAGTCGCCGAACGTGTACGTGATCGACCGGTTCACCACCGCGCAGCAGGCGTCGGTCGGTCTGCTGTCGAACCTGCAGACGTTCATCGACCAGGACGGCGACAACCTGCGCGACGAGTACCTGCCGTTCGCGGCCGACGAGGCGTCGTACAACGGCGACATGTACGCGCTGCCGTTCGACACCGACGCGCGCGGGGTGCTCTACAACAAGGCCGTGCTGCGCGACGCCGGCATCGACCCGGAGATCATGGACCCGAAGAACGGGGCGCTCACGATCGACGAGCTGATGGACCTCGGCGAGAAGATCAACCAGAAGGACAAGAACGGCAACTACACGCGGATGGGCTTCATCCCGTGGGACGGCCAGGGCTTCCACGCGACCTGGGCTTTGATCAACCACGCGGAGTGGTTCGACAACCAGACCTGCGACACGACGTTCCTCAGCCCCGGCTGGAAGAAGACCATGGAGGACTTCCAGTCGTGGTCGAAGGAACTCGGCTACCAGCAGGTGCAGGCGTTCATCGCCCGCGTACGACCGCCGAACCAGCCGCCGCAGCAGTCGCCGCTCTACACCGGCAAGATCGGTATGGCGATCGACGGCAACTGGTCGCTGCAGAGCATCAAGGAGTACGCGCCGAAGCTCGACTACGGCATCACGTACCTACCGGTGCCGAAGGAGGGCGACAAGCCGATCAGCTGGGCCGGTGGCTTCGCGGCCACGATGCCGAAGGGCGCGCCGAACCAGGAGCTGACCTGGAAGTTCATGAAGTACTTCGCCGGCGAGCAGGGCCAGCGGATCTACATGAGCAACCAGAGCAAGATCCCGACCTGGAAGTCGCTGCTGGAAGACCCGGAGGTCACGAAGGACCAGGGCATCTTCCCGAGCATGATGGCGGACACCCTGGCGCGTCCGGCCCTGCCGGTGGGTGCGCAGATCTCCGACGCGATGGACGCGGCCCAGTCCGGTGTGCTGCTCGGTGAGGAGACGCCAGAGAAGGCACTCGACATCGTGCAGGCACGGGTGGGTCCGAAGATGAAACAGTTCTGCCCGTTCACCTTGGGCAATCCGGAGTAG
- a CDS encoding Rv2175c family DNA-binding protein: MTENNVATLETLVPGWLTAPEVAERLGLSVTQVKTMIRERELVALPYGERGVAHVPAAFLVGNEVVKGLAGTLTLLNDAGYTVEESVRWLFTETDLLGSTPIAALVENRRKQVHREAQVLGF, from the coding sequence GTGACTGAGAACAACGTCGCCACGCTGGAGACCCTGGTGCCCGGGTGGCTGACCGCGCCCGAGGTGGCCGAGCGGCTGGGCCTGTCGGTGACCCAGGTCAAGACGATGATCCGCGAGCGCGAGCTGGTGGCCCTGCCGTACGGCGAGCGCGGGGTGGCGCACGTTCCCGCCGCGTTCCTGGTCGGGAACGAGGTCGTGAAGGGCCTCGCGGGCACGTTGACGCTCCTCAACGACGCGGGCTACACCGTCGAGGAGTCCGTGCGCTGGCTCTTCACCGAGACCGACCTGCTGGGGAGCACCCCGATCGCGGCGCTGGTGGAGAACCGGCGCAAGCAGGTGCACCGCGAGGCCCAGGTCCTCGGCTTCTAG
- a CDS encoding dihydrofolate reductase family protein: protein MGRFVYSMQVSLDLRIEQVPGDNGAGEWLRIDEELHREANARTRGLALMVHGRVFYEVMEEFWPRTHEDPSLPDFMHEYGEIWTAKPKVLVSHTRHSADHNTRVIGGDDAIEQLATLRAETDGSISVGGATLATQLLRAGLLDELMLWTHPAILGFGRPLFDDYDLPIELDLLEQQTFNQGVTMHRYTIRDAKESS, encoded by the coding sequence ATGGGCCGCTTTGTCTACTCGATGCAGGTGTCCCTCGACCTGCGCATCGAGCAAGTCCCGGGCGACAACGGCGCCGGCGAGTGGTTGCGGATCGACGAGGAGCTGCACCGCGAGGCCAACGCGCGGACGCGGGGGCTCGCGCTCATGGTCCATGGCCGGGTGTTCTACGAGGTCATGGAGGAGTTCTGGCCACGGACCCACGAGGATCCGTCGCTGCCGGACTTCATGCACGAGTACGGCGAGATCTGGACCGCCAAGCCCAAGGTGCTCGTCTCCCACACCCGCCACAGTGCCGACCACAACACCCGGGTCATCGGCGGAGACGACGCGATCGAGCAGCTCGCCACCCTGCGTGCCGAGACCGACGGCAGCATCAGCGTGGGCGGCGCGACGCTTGCGACGCAGCTGCTCCGGGCGGGGCTGCTCGACGAGTTGATGCTGTGGACCCATCCGGCGATCCTCGGCTTCGGCAGGCCGCTGTTCGACGACTACGACCTGCCGATCGAGCTCGACCTGCTCGAGCAGCAAACGTTCAACCAGGGCGTCACGATGCACCGCTACACGATCCGGGATGCGAAGGAGTCGAGCTAG